The window GATGTTACTTGCAATTGCCCCATGGGGCAAACCTACATTGCGTCTCAGTGTCGTGGAACTCGTACAAGTCAAAACAATTGTCGGCCGGCGCTCTGCATGCATTGTGATATTCCTCCAATAGAGAGATTATACAGTACGAAGCTAGGATCTGTCAACCCCAGATTTAGAGAGGAGCACTGCGACCCTGATCGGATCTGACAATGCGGCTGGCCGATTCGGGCAAAAGTGCAATCAACACTCAACGCATAATTGGCCAGCAAAGCGTAGGCCAAGAGAAGAGAACGTCGCAGACTGGTCAACAACACTATACAAGACAAATCGAAGCAATTTATCGTGGCTGCTTCCAAGACGGACCCCGCAAAGATTTTCCGGGGTTGACGCTGTGGGTGCAGGGAAGCTTGGGGAGGCGCATGTCTTTTCCCCGCTGAATCGAGTCGGTACTGACGATGGCTGGCGGTCTGGACTGTTTATCAAGATTGACGTCTGCTGCAGGCACTTCCTGGTCGTAGAGCAGCTTCTTCCAGAACAGAAACCTAAGCTCGTTGCGTGTTGCTGCGGTACAAGTAAACGCCACTCGCGCGCCGGAATGTAAAAGTCAAAAGAGGGAGAAAGCGTGTCTTGGTGAAGTGCGGTTGGTTGTAGAGAAGGCCGGGGATTATGCAGCGGCCCCTGATAGGATGCGGTTGGTCGGTTAGTCAGCCGCTCTTTCTCCTTCACACAGCTTCCGTCCATCTTCGTCAACACTGCATCGATGCACACCAAGATCTGTGCCCCTATCGCGTATTGATTCTCGCAACACGATGTTCAACGTCACTGTCTCTGTTCTGGACCATCCTTCAGCATTCGGAGCCCTCGTTTTCGCAAAGGTTTTGGCGCCCTAGCACCTCGCTGCTCCTTCGTGGTAATACAGAATGCGGAGGTAGGAGAAGGGTGGGTACGCCGATGAGCGCGACTTTGCGGATGTACTGTACTTGCTCTGAAGACATGGTGTAGATGGAACTTTGGTGAGATACTGTGAGATGCTTTGTCACTGTGTAGCCTCTACTGACTTCTTTACATCGTTCACTTTTATGGCTTCCATCTTCCATCACGAGCATCTTTACACATTTTCCCAATGTGGTAACACACTAAACTTGCGTCGTACTCGAGGTGGAGGCCCATCTACCCCAAACCACCGACTCGGCTTTAACGGAGTTACGCCAGCTACACACTCAACGACTATGATATCGTACACTCGTGCGCGTCGGGCTTGTTGTTGCTCCGCCGAGTATCACGGCCTACTTTACGCGAAGTGGTGTTTGACCCTCTCGGAGAGCAGCGGAGTCATGCAAGGATAACCATGAAAGGTTCTGTATCGGGATCCCTGCCGGTTCCACGACAAGAAGGTAATGCTTGCGACGTGCTTCATGGATGCCTCAGCCAAGGACTTCGGTTTGTGTTGTGTTTGACAGATCGCTTAAGCACGCTGATGCGCTTGCGTGGATCTTCGTGTTGTTGAGGCGAAGTATGACGGACGTAGTGGATGCAAGTGGGGCTAGTATGAGATAAGGATGAACACCATGACGTCGCGAAAATCTTGCACTTTTTCGTTTCTTGAGCGTTTCAGGGTCTTTGAGGGAGCCCTAGTAAGATGTCGACGGTGTGAGTATTGGACGCAAAGGGAGGGTGAAGACATTGTTTGAACAGTTGTAAATGTGTGAAATTGTGAAAATCTAGCGTGATGCAACGCTTTCTATCGCTAAAGTTCATGACTTTTCCAAACGCCTGTCGCCGTCTATGCCTCGTATCTGAATATTAGGTGGTATATCTCTCCCAAGTATAGGTTATCCAAACCTCAATCGCTCAATCGCTAACGAAACATTTATGCGGTCTTCTCGAGGGTCTTCATAGCACCCTCGCGCTCAAGGCTGTTGTACGCGTTGGTGAGCTCTTCAACAAAGCGCTTGTCGTTGCGGAGATCGTCACCAAAGAGGTCGCCGATGCTGAGCAGCTTCATTGGGTTGCCTTCGCCACGGGCAATAGCCTGCAGCTCGTCGTTCCTGGGGTCGAACGAGAGGCTGAAATCTTTGCCCTGCTCGTCAACGCCGCGAAGGTAGCGGAACCAGGCGGCAGCGCAGAGTGTAAGGCGGCGAAGGGGCCCTCCAGCAATGATCTGCTCGGCAATCGAGGGCATGATGAACTGAGGCAGCTTGCCGGAACCACCCAGGCAAATGCGGGTGATCTCATCCTTGAGAGTGGGGTTGGAGAAGCGGCCGATCAGGGTCTGGATGTACTGGTCGACGTCGACGCCGGGGATTGTGGGAAGCAGAGGCTTAACCTCCTCGTTCATCATGTTGAAAATGTACTTGCCGAAGATGGGATGGCCAATCGTCTCGTGGATGTACTGGAATCCGCCGAGGTATCCTGCGTATCCCATAGCGGAGTGAGAGGCGTTGAGCAGGCGGAGCTTGATAAGTTCGAACTGTTCAACGTCCTTGACATCCTTGACAACCTGGACGCCAACCTTCTCGAAGGCTGGGCGGCCGTCGGCGAACTTGTCCTCAACAACCCACTGCATGAAAGGCTCAGTGACGACAGGCCACGCGTCCTCCACACCGAACTCGTCGCGGAGGTTGTGGACATCCTCCTCAACAGTCCTAGGGGTGATGCGGTCGACCATGGAGTTGGGGAAAGCACCGTTCTGAGCAAGCCATGCGGCGACATCGGGATCGCGGTGCTTAGCGAAAGTGAGAAGCATGTCGCGGGTGATGTGGCCGTTCTTCTGCATGTTGTCGCAAGACAGGACTGTGAAGGGCTTCAGTCCAGCTTCGTAACGACGCGCCAGCGCAGCGTAAACGAAACCGAAGAAGGTGCGAGGAGGGGACGCGCCAGCCAGGTCGGCTGCGATGTCGGGGTGCTCAGTTTCCAACTCGTGAGTGTTCTCGTTGTAGAAGTAACCGCTCTCTGTAATGGTCATGGAGACAATGTGGGTGTCCTCGTGAGCCATCTTGGCGATGACAGCCTCCGCGTTGTCGGGAGCAAAGAGGTAGTCTGTGATACTGCCGATGACGCGAGCCTTGCTGCCGGGTGCGGAGCGCTCAATGACGGTGTAGAGGTTGTCCTGGGGAGCCAGAGCGTTCCTCATCTCGGCATCGAAAGGCTGGAGACCGACACCGCAGATTGCCCAGTCCTTGAGACGGAGCTGCTCAAGAAGGCTGTCGACGTAAACTGCCAGATGGGCTCGGTGGAAACCACCGACACCAACGTGGACGATTCCGTGCTTGACATTGGTGCGGTCATAGGTGGGCACGGTTGCGTTCTGCAACTCGGACAGGTTGGCGTTGTTCAGCCTGAGCGACTGTGTCTCTGTGGTGTGAGGcatggcagcagcagcttgAGAGTAGTTGCGGGATTGAGAAATTGCTGGTGTGGCAGTGTGCTGCTTTGACTGTGTGTTCTGTGCGGCAGAGACTTGGGCTGCGGATGTTGTGTTTGTAGAGTGTGAGCGTGCTGCAATGGATCGGGGAAAAGGTCTGAGGGAGGATCGCAGGCTTGAAGTAGATTGCTTCTGTGCAAAGGCGACGGCAAATTTTGCCTGCTTTGTGAGATTGAGAGGAGCCATGGTGAAAAGATTATACGTTGACCGCTCTAAAGTCGACGGGTCTGCTCAGGTTTTGTCTTTTTCTGAGGGGCCCTAGTGGGTCCGGTGTGCGGTTGTGGATGGTTGACCAAGGTATGATGTATTTTGACGGAACGTGTGGAGAAGACCTGGAACACGGGTGGCTTTAGTTTCGCATTGACAATTTTCGCCGACACAGAAGGTGCTTGGCAATGGCGACCAGACTGGCGGTCAACAAATTCGGAAGTTTGGATATAGGGGCAGGCCCAGGTGACCTGTTTCCATGGTTCAGATCAGCTAAATTTGGACCAGAAGCCAGTTGTGAACGCACAACGGTGGTACTCCGACCCAATTTCACCCACGTGGAGGACAAATTCATTACCAATCTCTCATTTCAGCTGGTGCTTTTTCCAGAGATGACGACTCCTCCCTCCGAGCTCTGTCCGTTCAAGAAAGGGGCCGAAGGCCTCTGCGGGTCTGGAGTCGTAGAACGTCCATAGCGCAAGCATCACAGCGCCGCCACACTGAGCAGGCCGGTACCCCGGTGCATACAGTTTGGGTGGGGAACTGGGAGGCGTATCCGTCGCGCAAATCTAACCCCATGCAAGGGAAGGTTCAAAAAATTTCAGCCTCGAAAGGAATCCGTCGATAGTATGTTATCGTGGGAATTTCATTGGGCGACGAGGCATTTGACAGCAATCGGACAGTCTCGCCGAGCAAGGTAGAGGCTCCTGGCGCGTGGCGGTTAGCTCCACTCAGGAACATCGCTACCATGCATGGTTAATCTTGCCCGCAGCCGGCAGCGGAGCCGTGGGGGCTGGATCCATGATAAGAATTTTCGAGAAAAGGCTAAAACGCACGGATGTATGTGTGTTGCAGCGCAGAGCACATCACAGTTCGATTCGAGCGGTGTCCGTAGGTTTGTTGGAAGGTTCCCGGAGAGGGATTGTCGAACATCAGGTCACTTATGGCGCCATTCTGTTGGCACAGTATTCAGATGCCCTTGCTGTTGAAAGTTGCCGAAGGGAGTACATCGATGCCAAGCAGGTGATACAAGCAGGAACACGTCTCAACGCACGCCTCAGAATCTGCGTTAGATCAAAGTCGTATCTACCGATTGCGGAATGTCCTTGTCGCTATGGAATGCCTTAAATCGTACCCCACGCGGCTGGAGTAGCTGATGCGTCTGGATCCTTTCAACGTCTCACCTAAGCAACTGAAGTCGTGGTGTTGAATAATCTGGAACGCACTGATCGATCAAGGTACCCTGGACATCATACCTAGCGGCGAACGTTGCGCCCGCACTGCACCATGTCGGAACGAGGTTGCCAAATGTGGGGCTCATCGTCGCTTGAAGACCAGCTTCTCCGCTGGCGCAGATTTTGCCACAGGTCAAGTCCCACTTTCCGCAGACCCAAGTAACTGGGATCGTCGCGTTGCCGGCTCCAGGCTGTGATCGTGAGTGTGTCGTCCCTCGCGGGGTAACCTAAATACGAGCCGTGCCGAAAATCTGACACTGGGTTGCAAAGCGAGTACAGTTTCTCGGCCTTCCTTCATACGTGCCTGACTATTGGCCTGGCGTCTGGGTTACTCTTGCTGAATCTGGCATAACAGAACTCGATAGCAAGGTCTTCAAACATAGCAATTACGTACTCGCGCCTTGCGTAAATCCTCCATCGTTGGCTCTGTGGTAGGAAATATCCGATGTGCCCTTATCTGCTTGTATCGGGGGTACGTCTTCTTGCCAGGCATGACTCGGTAAATTTGCTCTTGACAAGAACATCTGTCTCCGCATTTCGTTGGCGGCGGAGAAGGTAGTCGAAACAACATACCGTCGAATGAGGCAAGCCGCCACAAGTAGGGCCTAGAACAGTACACGGACAGTGGGGGAAGGAATGCCAACCCTTGCAGAGCCTCGAGAGCCTTGCCCCAGACCGTAGCCGCTCGGGCACTTGCATGGTGCAGGAAGAAGTGGAGCAGCTGTAGTGGCGATTTTGCGTATTTCATGTATCGCGTGCATCTGTCCGACAGTACAACCGTTGTGCTCCTGTGCTCTTGTGATAGCTTGTTACACAACAAAGTTTGTACCCTGTGAATCGACTTGATACTCGTGCAGCCGTCGGATAGTCAAGGTGTCGTGGAGCTCTGGTTAAGTCGTGGAGCAGTGGCCCATAGCTTCGAAATGTTGCAACCGACCGAAGATTGCATGCTGCGACATGGTTGCGGGAAGTGAGCGATTGCCAAACGCATGGCATGCACAGCTGTGGCCCACGTCTTGACCGCCACGATATGTTGTTTTTCTGCAATGTTATCAGCGCTGCGTGCTTCATTGTTGTCATGGGAATTGAGGGTGGGGTGTAGATCCAGGCAGAATGCGCTCGCCAGGCCACAATGGACTGGTTCTGCTTGTGCAGACATAACGATCTGCTGTAAGATTAGTGAGAAGGGACAGATCCAAACAGCACATGAATGTTTATGTGTGCGTGGGCGAGACGCGTTGCGGTTTTCGTCCAACAACCTGATTGATCGACGTGTCAGTGGTCCAAGCGTCAGCGCTAGCTACCATGTACGTCGGCAGGAGCTGCCCAACCTGACCACGTTCACTTCACAGAGGGTTAATATCTTTTTACTTCTGCATCTTTTGAGCCTTTTGAAATTCCCCTTTTTTTCTGTGAGTATCTTCGAGCTCGCTGCACTAGTCCCTCTGGCATCTTTTTGCAACAAACTCGAACACTATGGTTGCTACGACGGCTCTTGATTTTTGTGTTATTAGCCTCAGGGTAGCATGAAATCCCGTGATTGTTATCACTATGTGCAGGTTCTGCTGTTTGGGACAGGCGAAGGCACCTTCCATCATCATGCCCGCATTTCTACGCTCCACATCTCCAATACATTCATAGTAACAAGGCCATAGAGATGACGCCCGGCCCTTATGCAGCCTTTAAGTCTTACAGGTGAGGGCTATTAGTATGTCTTGCGCATGATACTTCAATCACTCTCCGTTTGCTCACTTTCCTGTGCACAGTCAATTTTATCCTCGCACAAGCAAGCAAGGTTCTGTgactcctcctcctcctcctcctcctcctcctcctcctcagcACTTCATGTCCAGTTTCGCCTTATGTCAAGTCAAAGAATTACTAGACCCAATACATATCTCACTTTTGGAGATACCGGTAGGGCTGAGAATCGTGTTATACAAGTCGCTGATCTACTGTTAGGCATGGTAACGATATTCGCACTTTCAGTTGACTACGTCCACGACATCAGCTCAGAGACAGATAAGGATACCACAGGCTTTGTTCTGTTCGTGATCGGGCATTATTGCATGGACTGGCAAAGACATTCGGCCTTCAGATCCCTAATCACTCTCAGAGCAGTTTCCGCAGCGTGTACATGCAGGATTCCAATGATACAACGCACTGATTATTTCAGTCTCTGGAAGTGCTCAAAGCGCTCCAGAAGTGTAGTTTATGCTTACGTTCACCGCTGACGTACTAACCATGCTCCAACCTCCAACGCTTGCTTTGACTATGTGCATTGTCCGAATGTTGTTGCATGTGCTAACCATGTTCATGTTTGGTGGAAGCGGTCTTGTATCTTCTTCTTGCGAGAAAGTTTTTGAGTGCTCTGCTCGTCAGGCTGATACTGTAGATGGTGATTCATCTCCAactgctactactataaacacACCCTTGTCTAAAGTCTTTCACTCACATAATCAAACATCATCAGTAAAGGTCCCAACGGGTATTCACCATCGACAAAGCCGACATCAAGATCCTACTTAATCAAATCTCAACGGTAAAGAACCCAATACAGCAGCAAGTGCAGCTCAAGACGCGCGCGCAGCGCTAAAAGGAGGCAGAAACTGCTGGCAAGGCCGAAGACAACCGTCAGGAAAAGCATGCGACGCGGAACTGGAATCGCTCGCAGAAGGAGCTCACGAAACGCTCGATTGGGCGGCAGCGCACTTTGCTATGCCCTCTGGCGTTAAGGCTCTGGCCAAGTTGTTATCGGCCCACCTAAGACTCTACCGGCTGGATACTTCTCTCCGTTCACTCGTCCCCTTAGCTCTCTCGACCCGTCGGACCTCGTCTGATACAGATACCAGCTGTCAGTATGTCCCCTCCAAGTCCAAATCAAGGCATTGGCTGTGTTGAGTTCGACCTCAGGAACATCAGCGGAGCCTTGGTGGTTTTCAAGCTCCAGCCCGCAACGTCATTAGTGAGAAAGCGTGGTACGGCGGCCTCCAGGCGTATCAACACCTCAGGAACCAGAATGAACAGACATCACCGCTCACCATCCAGCGCGGCTCAACCGAGAATGTTGACGTTGCGATGATCTCGAATGATGTGGAGGGCAGTCACCAAGGCTGCGCGGCGTTTGGTGTTGGATGACCAGAGCCGTCGTTATTGTTTCTTTGTTCTGTATCGAGCTCACAACGACGTTTGAGAACTTTCCTCTGTGGTTTATCAACGATTCTGGAACAGTCCTGTCACGCCTGTGAGGATTGCGTTTCTCTGATTTTGAACACGTCAGTCCTATCGAGGTCACTTCCTGGAACGATAGCATTTCATTCTCAACCTAGGAGTGAGTAGCTGATTGCAGGTCCAAAAGTTCATCCGCAATCCTCCGATACTGATGTTTGAGCTGCAGTTACAGCGAAACCATGATAAAGAAGACAGCTTCATGAAAGCAGCATTTGATCAGGCCAGCTTCAAGGGAGACTCACTCTAGCGAATTACAACGCAAGCTTGGGTAATGTTAAAGCATACATTGTGAGCCGCTTGATCACCATCAAGATCATGCACTAATCACTGCAAAGGTGTCGTCACCTCTTCGTTAGAACACTTTGTAGACATAATAGATCCCTGAGACTGCCTCCCATTCCTCTCACTGTCCGATCTACACTTTGATAACTTGCTCATGGTGCTGAACCCCAGGGTCGATGTGCTGCTCTTTCACGACGCCCGTCTTGATGAGACCCATGTATAGAAGTTGAAACGCCGACAAGAGGTCATCAAGTACATCGGTAGTGTTTTAGTCCGTCGTTTATTCACTGATCGAAATCCACGACGAACCTGAAGCCGTCTTGGATCGTAGAGTGAGCAGATGACGGAAAATGTCTACCGAAGCCCTTCCAGCACGTACCGAATCGCAACAGACATCACTGCGATAAACCCTTTTCTTGCTCAAGAAGGTATTTCTCTACATCACAAGAGTCCCTTTCTCGCCTGTCCCAGCTACTCTCTCCGCCAAGCCCACGTGCCCCCTCTCACTCGCTCACCCTGATCCTGCGGGAAACCGGCACCATGCCACGCCACGCCTCACCAATTACACACTCTTTTTCTTGTTTTCGCTCCACAATGGTACGGTCACCGCGACGTCAAGCTCTCGCCCAAGATCTTCGCAACGCTTCATACGCCCAGCAATGCCGATGTCTTGCGTTTTGCTTGACGCTGGTGGGGCCAAGTGATGGTGTGTTGCAGTAGTGGCCGTGGAGCGCATGAGGCTTGAAGGATCTATAGCGGATCGATGCGTGTGGAGTGATCTGCGATGGATGAAGTGCGCCAAGACAGAGTGACGGTGGTGGAGCGGAGGTCTCAGTGGCCGAGCGCAGCTGAATAGCTGGGTTTAGAGAAAGGCATGATAGCGTTTAAAGTTTGACTGAATCTGTTCGCTCTTGCGAACTGCGTTGCAAGCTTCGTCGCAGCTAGGCGGGTGCAGCAGGTGTAGTCCTCTCAAGCCGATTCTACGATCGGGCATA of the Ascochyta rabiei chromosome 20, complete sequence genome contains:
- a CDS encoding Mannitol 2-dehydrogenase, with protein sequence MAPLNLTKQAKFAVAFAQKQSTSSLRSSLRPFPRSIAARSHSTNTTSAAQVSAAQNTQSKQHTATPAISQSRNYSQAAAAMPHTTETQSLRLNNANLSELQNATVPTYDRTNVKHGIVHVGVGGFHRAHLAVYVDSLLEQLRLKDWAICGVGLQPFDAEMRNALAPQDNLYTVIERSAPGSKARVIGSITDYLFAPDNAEAVIAKMAHEDTHIVSMTITESGYFYNENTHELETEHPDIAADLAGASPPRTFFGFVYAALARRYEAGLKPFTVLSCDNMQKNGHITRDMLLTFAKHRDPDVAAWLAQNGAFPNSMVDRITPRTVEEDVHNLRDEFGVEDAWPVVTEPFMQWVVEDKFADGRPAFEKVGVQVVKDVKDVEQFELIKLRLLNASHSAMGYAGYLGGFQYIHETIGHPIFGKYIFNMMNEEVKPLLPTIPGVDVDQYIQTLIGRFSNPTLKDEITRICLGGSGKLPQFIMPSIAEQIIAGGPLRRLTLCAAAWFRYLRGVDEQGKDFSLSFDPRNDELQAIARGEGNPMKLLSIGDLFGDDLRNDKRFVEELTNAYNSLEREGAMKTLEKTA